The Acidobacteriota bacterium region CGGTCGGCAACTCTTTCATTCCATTTGACACCCCGCACCTTTGCCTGTTTGAATCAAACAAATGTCGACCTTTCGATCCATTATCGGGACCTTGGCTTTTTTTGGATTGACCTTCGGGATCTATGCGGTCTGGTTTGTCGGCTCGCTCGTTATTCCCAACAAGCAATACTGGCGCCAAGTCATCTTCAAATACTGGGCGTGCGGTTTTGCGAGGCTGTCCGGAATGAAGATCGAAGTCATCGGAACCCCGCCGAAACCGCCGTTCTTCCTGGTCTGCAACCACCTGAGTTATGTCGATATTCCGACGCTGCGGTGCGTCGTCGAAGGGGTCTTCGTCGCCAAAAGGGAGATCAGGGATTGGCCGGTCGCGGGTCGCATTATCAGCGACTTCGGACAGATCTTCATTGACCGGACCAATCGCCGCGACATTCCGCGCGCCGGAGACGAGATAGTCCGGAAACTGGACGAAGGCGAGGGTGTGATAATTTTTCCCGAAGGGACGAGCACCAAGGGCGAAGACGTTTTGCCGTTCAATTCGTCGTTCCTTGAATTCGCCGCCAAGACCGGTCTTTCGGTTTCCTACGCGTCGCTGACATATGAAACGCCGGCGGGCGATTTGCGCGCCAGCGACTCAGTCTGTTGGTGGGACGAGACCGGTTTTTTCGATCACCTCTACCGCTTTTTCGGATTGTCCGGATTCACCGCCGTGATCCGTTTCGGTGACGCTCCGATCACAAATCCGAACCGCAAGGAACTCGCCCACGAACTCCGCGAGAAGGTGCGGGAAAGCTTCATTCCGGTCATTTGATTTTGGATTTTGGATTTTGGATTTTGGATTGGGGAGCTTTGAAAACCCCAAGGGATCTTTGTATTCGGGGCCGGGACGAGTCAGTACCATCTGCGGTAGCGGATGGTTGAAGATAGGTTGGTATCAATACTTCGGTCCGGGAGTGCCGCGTCCAACCATCCGCTACCGCAGATGGTACCGACTCGACGCGATTGCCACGCGATTCGGGATTCTAAGTCTGGAACCCTTGGAATCCGGAATCTTGAATCGGGTTCTTTGAAAAACCTGACGACTCGCGAAAGAACATTTGCCTTGCCGCGGGTGACGCGGATCAAGCTGAAGATGCGAATATCCGGGCGATCGGCGTCAGGTCCGAGATTTGGAATGTTACGGACTTTGCCGGCGTGGCAACGCGCCAATCCGACGATCAGCGAGTCAGTACCGCCTGCGTTAGCGGGCGGGCAACCGCGGCCGCACGACGCCAAAACCCCAACTCGGGAGCTTTGAAAAGCCGACATGAAGGAAACGAACGCGTTTCCATCAGAACACAAATTGGCTGGATGGAGCGGATTCGTTTCATTCAATTAAGACAGAAAAGGATTTCAAGCAACGCTCAGTTCGAAGTATCTTCCTGCATCTGATCTATCTGTGTTCATCTGTGGCAGAAACGGCGCCGGGAACGCCGTTAAGTAGGTTTTTCAAAACTCCCGATTGTGGAATTTGGAATTTGGGATTTGGGATTTGGGACAGCGAATGCTCCGACAATCCCAAATCCCAAATCCAAAATCCCAAATCGACATCAGTCCAGCGTCTTGAAGCGTTCGAACGCTTCGCGTTCGAGTTGCTCGCGATGTTTCGGGTGCGCGATCCGGATCAGTTCCTTCGCGCGCTGGCGCATCGTTTTTCCGTACAAATAGGCCGCGCCGTATTCGGTGACGACGTAATGCACGTGGGCCCGGGTCGTGACGACGCCGGCTCCGGGCTTGAGGAACGAAACGATCTTCGATTCGCCCTTCGCCGTGACCGCCGGAAGTGCGATGATCGGCTTTCCGCCTTCTGAAACGGACGCGCCGCGGATAAAGTCCATCTGCCCGCCAACGCCGGAATAGAGCCGAGTCCCGAT contains the following coding sequences:
- a CDS encoding 1-acyl-sn-glycerol-3-phosphate acyltransferase encodes the protein MSTFRSIIGTLAFFGLTFGIYAVWFVGSLVIPNKQYWRQVIFKYWACGFARLSGMKIEVIGTPPKPPFFLVCNHLSYVDIPTLRCVVEGVFVAKREIRDWPVAGRIISDFGQIFIDRTNRRDIPRAGDEIVRKLDEGEGVIIFPEGTSTKGEDVLPFNSSFLEFAAKTGLSVSYASLTYETPAGDLRASDSVCWWDETGFFDHLYRFFGLSGFTAVIRFGDAPITNPNRKELAHELREKVRESFIPVI